The Miscanthus floridulus cultivar M001 chromosome 7, ASM1932011v1, whole genome shotgun sequence genome includes a region encoding these proteins:
- the LOC136467884 gene encoding subtilisin-like protease SBT1.4, with protein sequence MARIRGPSLIVLLALAVLAAVAAAEARAQSTYIIHLAPNHPALSAARANGGGEAVLRRLLPRRLRAPRPRVLYSYQHAATGIAAQLTPEQAAHAAAAEGVLAVYPDKARQLHTTHTPSFLGLTETAGLLPAAAGGASSAVVGVLDTGLYPIGRGSFAAAAGLGPPPASFSGGCVSAVSFNASAYCNSKLIGAKFFYKGYEAGLRQPIDETKESKSPLDTEGHGTHTASTAAGSPVPGAGFFDYAKGQAVGMDPGARIAAYKICWASGCYDSDILAAMDEAVADGVDVISLSVGANGYAPRFYTDSIAIGAFHAVRKGIVVSCSAGNSGPGEYTAVNIAPWILTVGASTIDREFPADVVLGDGRVFGGVSLYAGDPLDSTQLPLVFAGDCGSRLCLIGELDPKKVAGKIVLCLRGNNARVEKGAAVKLAGGVGMILANTEDSGEELIADSHLVSATMVGQKFGDKIRYYVQTDPSPTATIVFRGTVIGKSPSAPQVAAFSSRGPNYRAPEIIKPDVIAPGVNILAAWTGVASPTDLDIDTRRVEFNIISGTSMSCPHVSGLAALLRQAHPEWSPAAIKSALMTTAYNLDNSGKTIKDLATGEESTPFVRGAGHVDPNAALDPGLVYDARTDDYVAFLCTLGYSPSLISIFTQDASVAHCSRKFARPGDLNYPAFVAVFSSYQDSVTYRRVVRNVGSNSSAVYQPKIVSPSGVDVTVSPSKLAFDGKQQSLGYEITIAVSGNPVIVDASYSFGSITWSDGAHDVTSPIAVTWPSNGGAAAM encoded by the coding sequence ATGGCGAGGATCAGGGGCCCGAGCCTCATCGTCCTGCTCGCTCTCGCCGTCCTCGCCGCCGTCGCAGCCGCCGAGGCGCGCGCGCAGTCCACATACATCATCCACCTCGCGCCAAACCACCCGGCGCTGTCCGCCGCGCGCgccaacggcggcggcgaggcggtcctccgccgcctcctcccgcGCCGCCTGCGCGCGCCGAGGCCGCGCGTGCTCTACTCCTACCAGCACGCTGCCACGGGCATCGCCGCGCAGCTCACGCCCGAGCAGGCCGCGCACGCCGCAGCCGCGGAGGGCGTCCTGGCCGTGTACCCCGACAAGGCGCGGCAGCTGCACACCACCCACACCCCGTCGTTCCTAGGCCTGACCGAGACCGCCGGGCTCCTCCCAGCCGCGGCGGGAGGCGCGTCGTCTGCCGTCGTCGGAGTGCTCGACACCGGGCTCTACCCCATCGGCCGGGGCTCGTTCGCGGCAGCTGCTGGGCTCGGCCCGCCGCCCGCGTCCTTCTCCGGAGGATGCGTCTCCGCGGTCTCCTTCAACGCGTCCGCTTACTGCAACAGCAAGCTCATCGGCGCCAAGTTCTTCTACAAGGGGTACGAGGCTGGTCTCCGCCAACCCATTGATGAGACCAAGGAGTCCAAGTCACCGCTGGACACTGAGGGCCATGGCACGCACACCGCCTCCACGGCGGCTGGCTCGCCTGTGCCCGGCGCCGGGTTCTTCGACTACGCCAAGGGGCAGGCCGTGGGCATGGACCCCGGCGCGCGCATCGCGGCGTACAAGATCTGCTGGGCGTCCGGATGCTACGACTCCGACATCCTCGCCGCCATGGACGAGGCCGTCGCCGACGGCGTCGACGTCATCTCGCTCTCCGTCGGCGCCAACGGGTACGCCCCTCGCTTCTACACCGATTCCATCGCCATCGGCGCTTTCCACGCGGTGCGCAAGGGCATCGTCGTCTCCTGCTCCGCCGGCAACTCCGGCCCCGGCGAGTACACCGCCGTCAACATTGCGCCGTGGATATTGACCGTCGGCGCGTCCACCATCGACCGCGAGTTCCCCGCCGATGTGGTTCTTGGTGACGGCCGCGTCTTTGGCGGCGTGTCTCTGTACGCCGGTGACCCCCTGGACTCCACTCAGCTGCCGCTGGTGTTCGCCGGGGACTGTGGTTCCCGCCTGTGCCTGATAGGCGAGCTCGACCCGAAGAAGGTGGCCGGCAAGATCGTGCTCTGTCTGCGTGGTAACAACGCTCGCGTCGAGAAAGGAGCGGCAGTCAAGCTCGCCGGTGGGGTCGGAATGATCCTCGCCAACACCGAGGACAGCGGCGAGGAGCTAATCGCCGACTCCCACCTCGTGTCGGCGACTATGGTCGGGCAGAAGTTCGGCGACAAGATCAGGTACTACGTCCAGACGGACCCGTCGCCGACGGCGACCATCGTGTTCCGCGGCACGGTCATCGGCAAGTCGCCGTCCGCGCCGCAAGTGGCGGCGTTCTCGAGTCGAGGCCCCAACTACCGCGCGCCGGAGATCATCAAGCCCGACGTCATCGCCCCCGGCGTCAACATACTCGCGGCGTGGACCGGCGTCGCCTCCCCCACCGACCTGGACATCGACACGAGGCGCGTCgagttcaacatcatctccggGACGTCCATGTCCTGCCCGCACGTGAGCGGCCTCGCCGCGCTGCTCCGCCAGGCGCACCCGGAGTGGAGCCCCGCCGCGATCAAGTCGGCGCTCATGACCACGGCGTACAACCTGGACAACTCCGGGAAGACCATCAAGGACCTCGCGACGGGCGAGGAGTCGACGCCGTTCGTCCGTGGCGCCGGCCACGTTGACCCCAACGCCGCCCTCGACCCGGGCCTGGTGTACGACGCCCGCACCGACGACTACGTCGCCTTCCTCTGCACGCTCGGGTACTCTCCGTCGTTGATCTCCATCTTCACACAGGACGCGTCGGTCGCCCACTGCTCGAGGAAATTCGCTCGCCCCGGCGACCTCAACTACCCTGCCTTCGTCGCCGTCTTCTCCTCCTACCAAGATTCAGTCACCTACCGCCGGGTGGTGCGCAACGTCGGCAGCAACTCCAGCGCGGTGTACCAGCCCAAGATTGTCAGCCCGTCCGGCGTGGATGTCACGGTGAGCCCGAGCAAGCTCGCGTTCGACGGGAAGCAGCAGAGCCTGGGCTACGAGATCACCATCGCGGTGTCAGGCAACCCGGTGATCGTGGACGCCAGCTACTCGTTCGGGTCCATCACCTGGAGCGACGGCGCGCACGACGTCACGAGCCCCATTGCCGTGACCTGGCCGTCCAACGGTGGAGCAGCTGCCATGTAG